A DNA window from Macadamia integrifolia cultivar HAES 741 chromosome 4, SCU_Mint_v3, whole genome shotgun sequence contains the following coding sequences:
- the LOC122077093 gene encoding conserved oligomeric Golgi complex subunit 3-like isoform X6, giving the protein MATRTSSSPLPKSGPALKGYNFASTWEQNAPLTEQQQAAIAALSHAVSERPFPINMVDDTLDLFNQLQLQHQLVATKTKTLHDTCDRLVQALIRGNSGSKTAVSEGVEASVIYVRFKATVRELNPLLEEIESRSLRKEYAQLLAECHWLYCEQGLSLVRGIVHQLISEFAKKEALPSLTRSGCAYLMQVHIFV; this is encoded by the exons ATGGCGACCAGAACAAGTTCTTCACCTCTCCCCAAATCAGGACCAGCTTTGAAAGGCTATAATTTTGCTTCAACTTGGGAGCAG AATGCTCCGTTGACAGAGCAGCAACAAGCAGCAATTGCAGCACTGTCTCATGCAGTTTCAGAGCGACCCTTTCCCATCAACATG GTGGATGATACCCTTGATTTATTTAATCAACTACAACTGCAGCATCAGTTAGTTGCAACGAAGACTAAAACTTTGCATGATACATGCGACCGCCTG GTTCAGGCATTGATTCGAGGTAACAGTGGCAGCAAAACAGCTGTTTCTGAGGGTGTGGAGGCATCTGTTATTTATGTTCGCTTTAAGGCAACAGTTCGCGAG CTCAATCCGCTGTTAGAGGAAATCGAAAGCAGATCTTTAAGGAAAGAATATGCTCAACTTCTTGCAGAATGCCACTGGTTGTACTGTGAACAGGGACTTTCATTG GTTAGAGGCATTGTGCACCAACTGATCTCTGAATTTGCCAAGAAAGAGGCTTTGCCATCATTGACCAGATCTGGGTGTGCATACCTTATGCAG GTGCACATATTTGTATGA
- the LOC122077093 gene encoding conserved oligomeric Golgi complex subunit 3-like isoform X3 produces MQSGDSECSVDRAATSSNCSTVSCSFRATLSHQHVQVDDTLDLFNQLQLQHQLVATKTKTLHDTCDRLVQALIRGNSGSKTAVSEGVEASVIYVRFKATVRELNPLLEEIESRSLRKEYAQLLAECHWLYCEQGLSLVRGIVHQLISEFAKKEALPSLTRSGCAYLMQVCQLEHQLFDHFFPSSSEDVSSLAPLIDPLYDFLLVLIISLFFLK; encoded by the exons ATGCAATCCGGCGATTCAG AATGCTCCGTTGACAGAGCAGCAACAAGCAGCAATTGCAGCACTGTCTCATGCAGTTTCAGAGCGACCCTTTCCCATCAACATG TGCAGGTGGATGATACCCTTGATTTATTTAATCAACTACAACTGCAGCATCAGTTAGTTGCAACGAAGACTAAAACTTTGCATGATACATGCGACCGCCTG GTTCAGGCATTGATTCGAGGTAACAGTGGCAGCAAAACAGCTGTTTCTGAGGGTGTGGAGGCATCTGTTATTTATGTTCGCTTTAAGGCAACAGTTCGCGAG CTCAATCCGCTGTTAGAGGAAATCGAAAGCAGATCTTTAAGGAAAGAATATGCTCAACTTCTTGCAGAATGCCACTGGTTGTACTGTGAACAGGGACTTTCATTG GTTAGAGGCATTGTGCACCAACTGATCTCTGAATTTGCCAAGAAAGAGGCTTTGCCATCATTGACCAGATCTGGGTGTGCATACCTTATGCAG GTCTGCCAACTTGAGCACCAGCTTTTTGATCATTTTTTCCCGTCTTCTTCTGAGGATGTGTCAAGTTTGGCTCCTTTGATAGATCCACTATATGATTTCTTGCTTGTCCTTataatttcactttttttcttgaAGTAA
- the LOC122077093 gene encoding conserved oligomeric Golgi complex subunit 3-like isoform X2 codes for MATRTSSSPLPKSGPALKGYNFASTWEQNAPLTEQQQAAIAALSHAVSERPFPINMVDDTLDLFNQLQLQHQLVATKTKTLHDTCDRLVQALIRGNSGSKTAVSEGVEASVIYVRFKATVRELNPLLEEIESRSLRKEYAQLLAECHWLYCEQGLSLVRGIVHQLISEFAKKEALPSLTRSGCAYLMQVCQLEHQLFDHFFPSSSEDVSSLAPLIDPL; via the exons ATGGCGACCAGAACAAGTTCTTCACCTCTCCCCAAATCAGGACCAGCTTTGAAAGGCTATAATTTTGCTTCAACTTGGGAGCAG AATGCTCCGTTGACAGAGCAGCAACAAGCAGCAATTGCAGCACTGTCTCATGCAGTTTCAGAGCGACCCTTTCCCATCAACATG GTGGATGATACCCTTGATTTATTTAATCAACTACAACTGCAGCATCAGTTAGTTGCAACGAAGACTAAAACTTTGCATGATACATGCGACCGCCTG GTTCAGGCATTGATTCGAGGTAACAGTGGCAGCAAAACAGCTGTTTCTGAGGGTGTGGAGGCATCTGTTATTTATGTTCGCTTTAAGGCAACAGTTCGCGAG CTCAATCCGCTGTTAGAGGAAATCGAAAGCAGATCTTTAAGGAAAGAATATGCTCAACTTCTTGCAGAATGCCACTGGTTGTACTGTGAACAGGGACTTTCATTG GTTAGAGGCATTGTGCACCAACTGATCTCTGAATTTGCCAAGAAAGAGGCTTTGCCATCATTGACCAGATCTGGGTGTGCATACCTTATGCAG GTCTGCCAACTTGAGCACCAGCTTTTTGATCATTTTTTCCCGTCTTCTTCTGAGGATGTGTCAAGTTTGGCTCCTTTGATAGATCCACT ATAA
- the LOC122077158 gene encoding 50S ribosomal protein L3-2, mitochondrial, translating to MSATSRGLISRLRLLSFAPATTTISNIHHQLRKFSAQSVLLENGDDFDTGGTRIIEAKSGVMTPNSKRTGAIAVKCGMSATWDKWGARVPVTVLWLDDNIVSQVKTIEKEGITALQVGCGQKKEKHLTKPEVGHFRAQGVPLKRKLREFPVTEDALLPVGTPITVRHFVPGQYVDVTGITRGKGFQGGMKRWGFSGMPASHGASLSHRSIGSTGQRDAPGKVFKGKKMPGRMGGKQWTVKNVWIYKIDPARNLMWVRGQVPGAEGNFVFIKDAFYNKPDISLLPFPTYFAAQDEDVSELEPLVADLGEVDPFMAGD from the exons ATGTCTGCCACTTCGAGAGGCCTCATTTCTCGTCTGAGGCTTCTCTCATTTGctccagcaacaacaacaattagCAATATTCATCATCAACTCAGGAAATTCTCTGCTCAATCTGTGCTCCTCGAGAATGGTGACGATTTCGATACTGGAGGGACGAGAATCATCGAAGCGAAATCGGGAGTTATGACTCCTAATTCGAAGAGGACCGGTGCAATCGCCGTTAAATGTGGGATGTCGGCTACTTGGGACAAGTGGGGAGCTAGGGTTCCAGTCACGGTCCTCTGGTTGGACGATAACATTGTATCGCAGGTGAAGACGATCGAGAAGGAAGGAATCACAGCCTTACAG GTTGGATGCGGACAGAAGAAGGAGAAACATTTGACGAAACCTGAAGTGGGTCACTTTAGAGCTCAAGGAGTTCCATTGAAGAGGAAACTGAGGGAGTTTCCGGTGACAGAGGATGCACTTCTTCCTGTTGGTACGCCGATAACTGTTCGTCATTTTGTTCCAGGCCAATATGTTGATGTTACAGGGATTACTCGTGGAAAAGGATTTCAG GGTGGTATGAAAAGATGGGGATTTTCAGGAATGCCTGCATCTCATGGTGCTTCATTATCACATCGAAGTATTGGTTCTACTGGTCAAAGAGATGCTCCTGGAAAG GTTTTCAAAGGCAAGAAAATGCCTGGGCGCATGGGTGGGAAGCAGTGGACAGTTAAAAATGTATGGATCTACAAGATAGATCCGGCAAGGAACCTGATGTGGGTCAGAGGGCAG GTTCCAGGTGCAGAAGGGAACTTTGTGTTTATTAAGGATGCTTTTTACAATAAACCAGATATTTCTTTGCTTCCATTCCCAACTTATTTTGCTGCACAAGATGAGGATGTTTCGGAGTTGGAACCCTTAGTTGCTGATCTTGGGGAAGTAGATCCATTCATGGCTGGAGATTAA
- the LOC122077093 gene encoding conserved oligomeric Golgi complex subunit 3-like isoform X7 — MQSGDSECSVDRAATSSNCSTVSCSFRATLSHQHVQVDDTLDLFNQLQLQHQLVATKTKTLHDTCDRLLNPLLEEIESRSLRKEYAQLLAECHWLYCEQGLSLVRGIVHQLISEFAKKEALPSLTRSGCAYLMQVCQLEHQLFDHFFPSSSEDVSSLAPLIDPLYDFLLVLIISLFFLK, encoded by the exons ATGCAATCCGGCGATTCAG AATGCTCCGTTGACAGAGCAGCAACAAGCAGCAATTGCAGCACTGTCTCATGCAGTTTCAGAGCGACCCTTTCCCATCAACATG TGCAGGTGGATGATACCCTTGATTTATTTAATCAACTACAACTGCAGCATCAGTTAGTTGCAACGAAGACTAAAACTTTGCATGATACATGCGACCGCCTG CTCAATCCGCTGTTAGAGGAAATCGAAAGCAGATCTTTAAGGAAAGAATATGCTCAACTTCTTGCAGAATGCCACTGGTTGTACTGTGAACAGGGACTTTCATTG GTTAGAGGCATTGTGCACCAACTGATCTCTGAATTTGCCAAGAAAGAGGCTTTGCCATCATTGACCAGATCTGGGTGTGCATACCTTATGCAG GTCTGCCAACTTGAGCACCAGCTTTTTGATCATTTTTTCCCGTCTTCTTCTGAGGATGTGTCAAGTTTGGCTCCTTTGATAGATCCACTATATGATTTCTTGCTTGTCCTTataatttcactttttttcttgaAGTAA
- the LOC122077093 gene encoding conserved oligomeric Golgi complex subunit 3-like isoform X4 produces MATRTSSSPLPKSGPALKGYNFASTWEQNAPLTEQQQAAIAALSHAVSERPFPINMVDDTLDLFNQLQLQHQLVATKTKTLHDTCDRLLNPLLEEIESRSLRKEYAQLLAECHWLYCEQGLSLVRGIVHQLISEFAKKEALPSLTRSGCAYLMQVCQLEHQLFDHFFPSSSEDVSSLAPLIDPLYDFLLVLIISLFFLK; encoded by the exons ATGGCGACCAGAACAAGTTCTTCACCTCTCCCCAAATCAGGACCAGCTTTGAAAGGCTATAATTTTGCTTCAACTTGGGAGCAG AATGCTCCGTTGACAGAGCAGCAACAAGCAGCAATTGCAGCACTGTCTCATGCAGTTTCAGAGCGACCCTTTCCCATCAACATG GTGGATGATACCCTTGATTTATTTAATCAACTACAACTGCAGCATCAGTTAGTTGCAACGAAGACTAAAACTTTGCATGATACATGCGACCGCCTG CTCAATCCGCTGTTAGAGGAAATCGAAAGCAGATCTTTAAGGAAAGAATATGCTCAACTTCTTGCAGAATGCCACTGGTTGTACTGTGAACAGGGACTTTCATTG GTTAGAGGCATTGTGCACCAACTGATCTCTGAATTTGCCAAGAAAGAGGCTTTGCCATCATTGACCAGATCTGGGTGTGCATACCTTATGCAG GTCTGCCAACTTGAGCACCAGCTTTTTGATCATTTTTTCCCGTCTTCTTCTGAGGATGTGTCAAGTTTGGCTCCTTTGATAGATCCACTATATGATTTCTTGCTTGTCCTTataatttcactttttttcttgaAGTAA
- the LOC122077093 gene encoding conserved oligomeric Golgi complex subunit 3-like isoform X1, with protein MATRTSSSPLPKSGPALKGYNFASTWEQNAPLTEQQQAAIAALSHAVSERPFPINMVDDTLDLFNQLQLQHQLVATKTKTLHDTCDRLVQALIRGNSGSKTAVSEGVEASVIYVRFKATVRELNPLLEEIESRSLRKEYAQLLAECHWLYCEQGLSLVRGIVHQLISEFAKKEALPSLTRSGCAYLMQVCQLEHQLFDHFFPSSSEDVSSLAPLIDPLYDFLLVLIISLFFLK; from the exons ATGGCGACCAGAACAAGTTCTTCACCTCTCCCCAAATCAGGACCAGCTTTGAAAGGCTATAATTTTGCTTCAACTTGGGAGCAG AATGCTCCGTTGACAGAGCAGCAACAAGCAGCAATTGCAGCACTGTCTCATGCAGTTTCAGAGCGACCCTTTCCCATCAACATG GTGGATGATACCCTTGATTTATTTAATCAACTACAACTGCAGCATCAGTTAGTTGCAACGAAGACTAAAACTTTGCATGATACATGCGACCGCCTG GTTCAGGCATTGATTCGAGGTAACAGTGGCAGCAAAACAGCTGTTTCTGAGGGTGTGGAGGCATCTGTTATTTATGTTCGCTTTAAGGCAACAGTTCGCGAG CTCAATCCGCTGTTAGAGGAAATCGAAAGCAGATCTTTAAGGAAAGAATATGCTCAACTTCTTGCAGAATGCCACTGGTTGTACTGTGAACAGGGACTTTCATTG GTTAGAGGCATTGTGCACCAACTGATCTCTGAATTTGCCAAGAAAGAGGCTTTGCCATCATTGACCAGATCTGGGTGTGCATACCTTATGCAG GTCTGCCAACTTGAGCACCAGCTTTTTGATCATTTTTTCCCGTCTTCTTCTGAGGATGTGTCAAGTTTGGCTCCTTTGATAGATCCACTATATGATTTCTTGCTTGTCCTTataatttcactttttttcttgaAGTAA
- the LOC122077093 gene encoding conserved oligomeric Golgi complex subunit 3-like isoform X5 codes for MATRTSSSPLPKSGPALKGYNFASTWEQNAPLTEQQQAAIAALSHAVSERPFPINMVDDTLDLFNQLQLQHQLVATKTKTLHDTCDRLVQALIRGNSGSKTAVSEGVEASVIYVRFKATVRELNPLLEEIESRSLRKEYAQLLAECHWLYCEQGLSLVRGIVHQLISEFAKKEALPSLTRSGCAYLMQIIMQVHIFV; via the exons ATGGCGACCAGAACAAGTTCTTCACCTCTCCCCAAATCAGGACCAGCTTTGAAAGGCTATAATTTTGCTTCAACTTGGGAGCAG AATGCTCCGTTGACAGAGCAGCAACAAGCAGCAATTGCAGCACTGTCTCATGCAGTTTCAGAGCGACCCTTTCCCATCAACATG GTGGATGATACCCTTGATTTATTTAATCAACTACAACTGCAGCATCAGTTAGTTGCAACGAAGACTAAAACTTTGCATGATACATGCGACCGCCTG GTTCAGGCATTGATTCGAGGTAACAGTGGCAGCAAAACAGCTGTTTCTGAGGGTGTGGAGGCATCTGTTATTTATGTTCGCTTTAAGGCAACAGTTCGCGAG CTCAATCCGCTGTTAGAGGAAATCGAAAGCAGATCTTTAAGGAAAGAATATGCTCAACTTCTTGCAGAATGCCACTGGTTGTACTGTGAACAGGGACTTTCATTG GTTAGAGGCATTGTGCACCAACTGATCTCTGAATTTGCCAAGAAAGAGGCTTTGCCATCATTGACCAGATCTGGGTGTGCATACCTTATGCAG ATAATTATGCAGGTGCACATATTTGTATGA